In Chrysoperla carnea chromosome 2, inChrCarn1.1, whole genome shotgun sequence, the following proteins share a genomic window:
- the LOC123291757 gene encoding zinc finger protein 260-like, whose protein sequence is MVLLINYTEMSKEFYSNNDEMDEDIDEMLKKSKIKIEQALHSELIIKDEDFDEMFNRCESENDEMLKEIHTNTQEELFSCDVCNQKFNKKTSLKIHRRVHSGEKPYSCNICNKTFREKGNLAVHERRHTGEKPYSCEICDKTFAAASNLSNHKKIHNGKKPHACDVCDQKFRTSTKLTYHKRTHTGEKPYVCDVCDNAFTTNGNLVRHKRIHTGERPYSCNVCNKKFTHSKSMVRHKLVHSGEKPYSCNICNKTFKDKCYVARHKLGHTGEKRYSCNICNKTFRDKCYVARHKLRHTGEKRFSCNICNKTFRDKCNLAVHERRHTGEKPYSCEICDKTFAAATDLSKHKKIHTGKKPHACDVCDKKFNVRYNLSSHKRTHTGETPYSCDVCNKSYRYSGDLVKHKRTHTQEKPFKCEICDQKFTSNLLLLRHKRIHTAEKYFDCDVCGKIFYRKHILDTHKITHTGERPHSCNVCNKTFTHHSSLYVHKRTHTGEKPYTCDVCDKAFSLKHILTKHKRTHLGDKPYCCYVCHRTFSMKINFVKHRRIHSDQTPYACEDCDRIFTNKNELNDHKHLNVIILIKK, encoded by the exons atg gttttgttaattaattataccgaaatgtcaaaagaattttactcaaataatgATGAAATGGATGAGGATATTGATGAGatgttgaaaaaatcaaaaattaaaattgaacaagCTTTACATTcggaattaattataaaagatgAAGATTTCGACGAAATGTTTAACAGATGTGAATCAGAAAATGATGAAATGTTAAAAGAAATTCACACAAATACACAAGAAGAGCTTTTTTCGTGTGATGTTTGTAaccaaaaattcaacaaaaaaactaGCTTGAAAATACATAGACGAGTTCATTCTGGAGAGAAAccttattcttgtaatatttgtaataaaacattcagAGAAAAAGGTAATCTTGCTGTACATGAACGAAGACATACCGGCGAAAAACCctattcatgtgaaatttgtgataaaacattcgCTGCTGCTAGTAATCTaagtaatcataaaaaaattcataatggaAAAAAGCCGCAtgcatgtgatgtttgtgaccAAAAGTTCAGAACTAGTACCAAATTAACTtatcataaacgaactcatacaggAGAAAAACCTTACGTATGTGATGTATGTGATAACGCATTCACCACCAACGGCAATTTAGTTAGACATAAACGAATCCATACAGGAGAAAGACCTTATTCTtgtaatgtttgtaataaaaaattcactcaTTCTAAGAGTATGGTTAGACATAAACTTGTTCattctggagaaaaaccttattcttgtaatatttgtaataaaacatttaaagatAAATGTTATGTTGCTAGACATAAGCTAGGACATACCGGAGAAAAAcgttattcttgtaatatttgtaataaaacattcagAGATAAATGTTATGTTGCTAGACATAAGCTACGACATACCGGAGAAAAACgtttttcttgtaatatttgtaataaaacattcagAGATAAATGTAATCTTGCTGTACATGAACGAAGACATACCGGCGAAAAACCctattcatgtgaaatttgtgataagaCATTCGCTGCTGCTACTGATCtaagtaaacataaaaaaattcatacagGAAAAAAGCCGCAtgcatgtgatgtttgtgataaaaaattcaatgtcaGGTACAATTTAAGTAGTCACAAACGAACTCATACCGGAGAAACACCTTactcatgtgatgtttgtaataaatcataCAGATATAGTGgtgatttagttaaacataaacgaacacatactcaagaaaaaccttttaaatgtgaaatttgtgatcaaaaatttacttcgaatttacttttattgagacacaaacgaattcatacagcagaaaaatattttgattgtgaTGTTTGTGGTAAAATATTCTACCGTAAACATATTTTAGATACTCATAAAATAACTCATACGGGAGAAAGACCTCACTCATgcaatgtttgtaataaaacatttactcatcACAGCAGCCTATATGTACACAAACGAACTCATACAGGAGAGAAACCATAtacatgtgatgtttgtgacaAAGCATTCAGTCTGAAGCATATTTTAACTAAGCATAAACGAACACATTTAGGAGACAAGCCATATTGTTGTTATGTTTGTCATAGAACATTTAGCatgaaaataaactttgtaAAACATAGAAGAATTCATAGTGATCAAACTCCATATGCGTGTGAAGATTGCGacagaatatttacaaataaaaacgaaTTGAATGATCATAAACatctaaatgttattattttaattaagaaataa